The following are from one region of the Quercus robur chromosome 1, dhQueRobu3.1, whole genome shotgun sequence genome:
- the LOC126714872 gene encoding uncharacterized protein LOC126714872 — translation MKKAQSEAKEVEELLQAAQDELLLKLSLDSHMSRVSPNYIDSDLDRRFQALKKSRPSSSSVVPQSQSQSQSQEHKSTDNNSNNSDLSARFAALKAKGSSSSSAAVGVGAGPSSNILYEEEEDDEDDEVEKLIRWAKDAARLDPSPPSDDDQDDDDDEEDDDDEEDYKKDCHEKPKGNHPRRK, via the coding sequence ATGAAGAAGGCGCAGAGTGAAGCAAAGGAGGTGGAAGAGCTGCTACAAGCAGCTCAGGACGAATTGCTTCTCAAGCTTTCTCTCGATTCCCACATGTCCCGAGTCTCTCCCAACTACATCGACTCCGATCTCGACCGTCGCTTCCAAGCGCTCAAAAAATCTCGACCTTCCTCCTCATCCGTTGTtcctcaatctcaatctcaatctcaatctcaagAGCACAAATCGACcgacaacaacagcaacaactcCGATCTCTCTGCCAGATTCGCCGCTCTTAAAGCTAAgggctcttcttcttcttctgcagCTGTTGGTGTTGGTGCGGGTCCCAGCAGCAATATATTatacgaagaagaagaagatgatgaagatgacGAAGTGGAGAAGTTGATTCGGTGGGCCAAGGATGCAGCTCGTCTCGACCCTTCTCCTCCATCTGATGATGAtcaagatgatgatgatgatgaagaagacgACGACGACGAAGAAGACTATAAGAAAGATTGCCATGAAAAGCCTAAGGGAAATCATCCTCGTCGGAAATAA